A part of Atribacterota bacterium genomic DNA contains:
- a CDS encoding secretin N-terminal domain-containing protein, whose amino-acid sequence MDVSLTVLFLLAFVAPLYGATLKDLFWRADHGEIKLTFKFNAPVKWKDVSPDEYHLALEVEGAHSGLPYAERSMTVGPLQKIIFTERELKLVIWVELDRPTTYEAYDEAGGRLVSVILKGPFETRPKKQNLYSFDFYDTEVRDAIVALAKVAGVNVVVDDSVEGKITASFENLTFDQALGYILTIRGLGQVKLGNNIIVARKEKLDESFGLFEVRRFPLKSIAPEKAREILNLVVPAERVAVDEGSRALVIRGKEEEFNQIVEILNKIDVALKTQTFYLSNNIYEDEAQLQKIRELLRIVVHEEERVNYDFMQKAFIVRGTEEEIKACEELLVNLDRKLPQIMIEAKLIEINREKVKDLGVTWTSGGKEGQIAFGELTLGGSMERQELMEVTLKALEKRNLARLVGNPRILTLSGKTATIHVGDSIPFRNLRTDEEGRILPGELQFLDVGITLEVTPILTSEGTVVVHVKPEVSTYTEREYVLAGLAFKDPQTSIKNADTTARLHPGETLVIGGLIRSEDIENITRIPILSEIPLIGSLFTLRSKTHKETELVVFLTPHLIGY is encoded by the coding sequence CCTTGCCTTTGTCGCACCTCTATACGGTGCAACGCTCAAGGATTTATTTTGGCGGGCGGACCACGGTGAGATTAAGCTCACCTTCAAATTCAACGCGCCGGTGAAGTGGAAGGATGTCTCACCCGATGAATACCATCTGGCTTTAGAAGTGGAAGGTGCGCATAGTGGATTGCCCTACGCTGAAAGATCCATGACTGTCGGCCCTTTGCAGAAAATTATTTTTACCGAAAGAGAGTTAAAGCTCGTCATCTGGGTTGAACTCGATCGACCTACGACATATGAAGCCTATGATGAAGCCGGAGGGCGTCTGGTCAGTGTCATTCTGAAAGGCCCGTTTGAAACGAGGCCAAAGAAACAAAATCTCTATTCCTTTGATTTTTACGATACCGAAGTACGAGACGCGATCGTAGCCTTAGCCAAAGTGGCTGGTGTCAATGTGGTTGTCGATGACTCGGTAGAGGGGAAGATTACTGCTTCTTTTGAAAACCTTACCTTTGATCAGGCACTGGGATATATACTCACCATACGTGGTCTGGGGCAGGTAAAACTAGGAAATAACATTATCGTTGCTCGAAAAGAAAAACTCGACGAATCTTTTGGACTATTTGAAGTGCGCAGGTTTCCTCTCAAAAGTATCGCCCCTGAAAAGGCCCGAGAAATTTTGAACCTTGTTGTTCCAGCGGAACGTGTGGCCGTTGACGAAGGAAGCCGGGCTCTTGTTATTCGGGGAAAGGAAGAGGAGTTCAATCAGATAGTAGAAATTCTGAATAAAATCGACGTTGCTCTGAAAACTCAGACTTTTTACCTTTCCAATAATATTTATGAAGATGAAGCACAACTTCAGAAAATCCGGGAACTTCTGAGAATTGTTGTTCATGAAGAAGAACGGGTGAATTACGATTTCATGCAGAAGGCCTTCATTGTTCGGGGAACAGAAGAAGAAATCAAAGCTTGTGAGGAACTGCTCGTAAATTTAGACCGTAAGCTCCCTCAGATTATGATTGAGGCCAAGCTCATAGAAATTAACCGGGAAAAGGTTAAAGACCTGGGTGTGACCTGGACTTCTGGTGGAAAAGAAGGACAGATCGCCTTTGGAGAACTCACCCTGGGTGGTTCCATGGAGCGCCAGGAATTGATGGAAGTTACTCTTAAGGCTCTAGAAAAGAGAAATTTGGCTAGGTTGGTGGGGAATCCCAGAATTTTGACCCTCAGTGGGAAAACAGCCACCATTCATGTTGGAGATTCTATTCCCTTTCGGAACCTCCGCACCGATGAAGAAGGACGAATTCTTCCTGGAGAATTGCAGTTTCTCGATGTGGGAATTACCTTGGAAGTGACTCCGATCCTCACTTCAGAGGGGACGGTCGTGGTGCACGTCAAACCTGAAGTGAGCACCTACACCGAGAGAGAGTACGTACTGGCTGGACTGGCCTTTAAGGACCCGCAAACAAGTATTAAGAATGCCGATACCACTGCCCGTCTGCATCCGGGAGAAACTTTAGTGATTGGAGGACTCATCCGGAGTGAAGATATCGAAAACATTACCCGTATTCCTATTTTGAGCGAAATTCCGCTCATCGGAAGTCTCTTTACTCTCCGGAGCAAAACCCATAAAGAGACAGAGCTCGTTGTTTTTCTGACTCCTCATCTCATTGGGTATTGA